Proteins from one Nicotiana tabacum cultivar K326 chromosome 23, ASM71507v2, whole genome shotgun sequence genomic window:
- the LOC107793350 gene encoding group 2 truncated hemoglobin 3-2 codes for MQSLQEKASEWSGVDPNDAFAIDETNLFEKLGLQTFINLSTNFYNRVYDDEEEWFRSIFSNSSKEDAIRNQYEFFVHRMGGPPLYSQRKGHPALIGRHRPFPVTHKAAERWLHHMQLALDSATDIDEDSKIKMMNFFRHTAFFLVAGDELKNQNQAVACKHASNKPAAA; via the exons ATGCAATCTCTACAGGAAAAGGCTTCGGAATGGAGTGGGGTTGACCCAAATGATGCATTCGCCATTGATGAAACCAATCTCTTTGAAAAGCTTGGCCTTCAGACTTTCATCAATTTATCTACCAATTTCTATAACAG GGTGTATGATGATGAGGAAGAGTGGTTTCGTTCAATTTTCTCGAATTCAAGTAAAGAAGATGCCATTAGGAATCAATATGAGTTCTTTGTACACAGAATGGGAGGGCCTCCTTTGTACTCACAGAGAAAAG GGCATCCAGCATTGATTGGTCGCCACCGTCCATTTCCAGTCACTCATAAGGCTGCAGAAAGATGGTTACACCATATGCAACTAGCACTGGACAGTGCTACAGACATTGATGAAGattccaaaattaaaatgatgAACTTTTTCAG GCACACGGCATTCTTTCTGGTAGCTGGAGATGAGTTGAAGAATCAAAACCAGGCTGTTGCATGTAAGCATGCTTCCAATAAGCCAGCTGCAGCATGA